A segment of the Candidatus Hydrogenedentota bacterium genome:
CCCAATCAATGAAATTTTAGCGAAGCGTTTCACGATAACCGGCACTCTACAACCTGACAATTAAGCACGCACTCGACTTAGATTATCCCAGATGATCGCCAGAAGCGCAATGCGACGCCCGTGTTCGCTATACTACACGACCATTTTAGCCATGAATACCGCCGTTACATTCGAATTGCTCGCCGAAGACCCGTCGTGTGGGGCGCGGGTCGGGCGCGTGACCACGCCGCACGGCAGCTTTGAAACGCCCGTATTCATGCCGGTCGGCACGCAGGCAAGCGTGAAAGCCCTTACCCAGGAAGACCTGCGCGACATCGACGCGTCTATCATCCTGGGCAACGCGTACCACCTCTTTCTCCGGCCAGGGACCGATGTGCTCGAGCAGGCCGGAGGGCTCCACCGTTTCATGAATTGGGACCGCCCGATACTCACCGACTCCGGCGGGTTTCAAGTGTTCAGCCTCGGGAAATTGAACAAGGTGACCGCGGACGGTGTGACGTTTCAAAGTCACATCGACGGGTCGCGTCACCACATGACCCCCGAGCGCGCGATCGATATCCAACTGTCCATCGGCGCGGACATCATCATGTGCTTCGACGAATGCACCTCGTATCCGGCTGCGCACGGCGAGGCCGCGGAGTCGATGCGCATGACCGCGGACTGGGCCGCGCGGTGCAAGGCGCATTGGCGCGGCGCGACGGTGCGAAAGCGCGACGATGCGCATAGGGAACCAAACCAGCCGATAGAACGCCATGCCGTTGACACGTGCGCGCTGTTTGGTATCGTGCAGGGAAGCACGTTCGAGGACCTCCGCCGGGAGAGCGCCGATCGGACTGTCGGGCTGGACCTTCCCGGCTATGCGATTGGCGGGGTGAGTGTGGGGGAGAGCAAAGAGGAGATGGCAGCGGTGGTCGAATGGACTGCGCCGCTCCTGCCGCGCGACAAGCCGCGCTACCTGATGGGCGTGGGTCCGCCGGAGGACTTCCTCATGGCTGTCGAACGGGGCGTGGACATGTTCGACTGCGTCATGCCGACCCGCAATGCCCGCAACGGAAGCCTGTTCACCTCGGCCGGACGCCTGAACATCAAGAACCAGCAGTACCGAACGGAGTTCGGACCGCTGGATCCGGCGTGCGACTGCGTCGCGTGTACCCGCTACAGCCGGGCCTATCTGAGCCACCTGTACCGGGCAGGGGAAATCTCGGCATTGCGGCTGAATACTTTACATAACCTTCGGTTCATGCTAAACTTGGCGGCTGCTGTGCGCTCGGCCATTCGGGCGGGGCGCTTCTTGGAGTTCAAGCGGGAATTTCTCCACGGCTACTCGAGCGCCTAGGCGCTGTTTTGTCTTTTGAGAGGTGTGTGCGTTGACGTTAGAGACTATCGCAATTTCGGCGATCTCGGCCGTGTTGGCCGCCGCCGAAGCCCCCTCGGGCGGCCAGACCGCCACGCAGTCGCAGGGCGATCCGTTCAGCATCCTGTACTTCATGCTTCCAATGATTCTCGTGATGTGGCTGTTCATGTTCCGGCCGAACCAGAAACGCGAAAAGGAACGTCAGGCCATGTTGGCGGGACTGTCCAAGGGCGACAAAGTCGTCACCGCGAGCGGTATCATTGGCAGCATCGTGGGTGTATCCGAGAAGACGGTGGTCTTGCGCGTGAGCGAAGAGCCGCCCGTGAAGATGGAGTTCTTGCGGGGTTCGGTGTCCCGCGTGGTCCCCAAGGACGAAAAAGAATCGTAGACTGCGGCGCGCGGGCGAGATTGGCGCCGTCGATCACAGTTGGAGCAAGGAATGAGAAAGCACCTTTACCGCACGCTCATCATATATGCGGTCCTGTTGATTGCAGCCATATACGTCTATCCGACGATCGGCTGGATGACGCTCACTGACGCCCAGCGCACGGAACGGCTTGAGCGTTGGAAACAAGAAGACGCCTCCACCGAGAAGCTTGGTTATTGGGCGGAGAACACGCGTCTTTTCAAGCGTTACCTCGAATACGATCGCGACTGGGTTATCAACCTGGGGCTTGACCTGCAGGGCGGCGTCGAGATGATCGTGGGCATCGACTACGAGAAGCTCGATCCCAACATCAAAAAGCACTATACGGACAGCGGGTACACGGATGCCGACATCCTGAAGGAACTTCAGGAGACAGTGAAGCAGCGCATCGAGCGCCGGGCGAACGAGTTCGGCACCAAGGAACCCATCATCCAGACGATGGGCGACCGCCAAATTCAGGTGCAGCTCGCGGGCGAGAAGGACGTCGAACGCGCGAAGGAGCTGATCCTAACAACCGCATACCTCACCTTCCAGATCGTTGCCGGACCCGAAGCGCAAAAGGAAGTTCTTAAGGCCATCGACGCCCATTTCAACGGCGATTTCACGAAGCGCCTGCAACGCCCCGGCCCCGGCGAGGAACAATTGATTCAAGTTCCGTTGGAGCAGATCGAAAAAGTCCGCGAAATGGTGAAGGAAGCCGAAAGCGTCGCGGGGCTGATCCCCGACGACGTCGTTGTCGCGTTCAGCCGTGCGCCCAAGCCCGGCGAGCCGCAGCACTACAAAATCTATGTACTCGAAAAAGAGACCATAATGACCGGCGACGGCCTGACGATGGCGTACGCGAGGCCGGACGAACAGTCCGGCGCGGGCCGCTGGCAGATCGGATTTGGCCTCAACGCCGAGGCGGGTCGCGTGTTTGGCGACAAGACGGAAGCGAACATCAACCGCGCGATGGCGATCGTCCTGGACGGCGTCGTCGAGTCCGCTCCGAATATTAACGATCGCATCAGCACGAGCGGCGTGATAACGGGCAACTTCAATCCGGAGGAAGCGCGCGACCTGGCAATCGCGCTCAATTCCGGATCGCTTCCGGTGCCGGTGATCGAGGACCGCACGGGTATCGTCGGCGCTCGATTGGGCGAGGACTCGATACGGAACGGCGTCGTATCCTGCCTCATCGGCATTGTAATCGTGTTTATCGGAATGACGGCCTACTACCATGCAGTAGGCTTCATCTCGTGCATCGCCGTGCTGTTTAATGGATTGCTGATCCTTGCGTCGATGGCGTACATGGGCGCGACGCTCACACTTCCCGGTATCGCAGGCCTTATTCTGACGTTGGGTATGGCGGTTGACGCGAACGTGCTCATATATGAGCGCATGCGTGAGGAGCTCCGGCTGGGCAAGACGCTGACCGCGGTCATCGCCGGCGGGTATTCTCACGCTTTTCCCGCGATTCTCGACGGCCACGTCACAACATTGATATCCGGAATCGTGCTGCTTCAGTTCGGCTCGGGTCCGATTCAGGGGTTTGCGGTCACCTTGACCATCGGTATCGCGGCGAGCCTGTTCACATCGCTCACCGTGACTCGAGGCATTATTGATTTCCTCGTGGCAAAAAAGTTGCTCACGAAAATTACGATGTTCAGCCTAATCCCGTCCGGCACAAAGATTCCGTTCCTCAAGCAAAGGACATGGCTGTCGCCTCTCACCGTGTTGGTGGTGCTGATTGGTTTGGGTTACTTTGCCGTTCGCGGCGAGGACAATTTTGGCGTCGAGTTCACGACCGGCACCAACGTCGTACTCAACATCGATTCGCAGGAGCAGGTGGACATTGCGGCGGTGCGCTCCCAAATCGAGTCCGCGGGCTTCGACGAACCGACGGTCACCGCATACGAACAGTCAAACGTCGAATCCCGCAACCAGTTCATGATCCACGTTGGCGAAGCCGAGAAACAGTCGACCGAAGGTACCGAGGTCACCGCCGTCAAGAGCGTCGATCAACGCATGCAGGAATCGCTCGTGAGTCTTGCCGGTGGCGACGCGTCGAAAGTGGTCGTGGAACGGGTCGACATGGTGGGCCCCGCGGTGGGCGCGCAGTTGAAGTGGGATGCCGTCAGCGCGGTCTTGTGGGCCACGGTGTTCATCATCATCTACCTGTGGTTCCGATTCGAATTGAAATTCTCGGTAGGCGCCGTGGCGGCGATGCTTCACGACGTGTGCATCACTATCGGCATCATGTCCATGCTCGGACGCGAGGTGTCGCTGGGCGTGGTCGCGGCGGTGCTGACCGTCGTCGGCTACTCGCTAAACGACACAATCGTCGTGTTCGACCGCCTGCGCGAAGACCTCAGACTGATGCGCGGGCGCGGCATGAGCCTGCTCGAAATCATGGACAAGGCGATCAACGAAACCCTGAGCCGTACATTGCTGACCAGCACATTGACGCTCGCGGTCGTCATCGTTCTGCTGATCTGGGGCGGCTCGGTCATTTTCGACTTTGCTCTGGTGCTGGCCATCGGTATCATCGTGGGCACGTATTCGTCGGTTTACATCGCAAGCCCCATCGTGTACTGGTGGCAAAAGTACATCGCGAAGCTGGGGCCCTCACAGGTCGCCGGCGGAGGCGATTCCGGGCCTTCGGGGCGCTATCGGCGCCGCCGCCAGCGCGACGATGGCCCGCACACGGACGATCCTGCGAAGAAGGAAAAGGAATTGCTGGTCTAATCGGCCTGTTTCCTTTAGGCGCCGGATGCGCATCCGGCGCCTTTTTTGTATAGGCGCGTTGGCGCGAGGAGTTCGAACGTGGATTCCCTATGGAAGACAATTCGCGAGGAAGCGGAGCGCGAAGCGCGCAAGGAACCGCTGCTCACCAACTTCCTCTACGGCGTGATCCTCAATCATAAATCGTTGGAGGACGCGCTGACGTTCCTGCTCGCGTCGAAACTCGAGAGTTCGACCATCCCCGCGATTGCAATGCGCGACCTGCTCGAAGAAGCCTTCGAGAACGATCCCACCTTCAGCAAACATGTCCGCACCGACATCAAGGCGGTGAAAGACCGCGATCCGGCGTGCTCGGGGTACTCGACGCCGCTCCTGTATTTCAAAGGATTTCACGCGTTGCAGGCGTACCGCGCCGCGCACTACTTCTGGTCGCGCGAACGGTATCAGTTGGCGTTGTTTCTTCAGAGCCGCGTTTCCCAGGTGCTGCAGGTGGACATCCATCCCGCCGCGCGCATCGGCTGCGGCATCCTGATGGACCACGCTACGGGCGTCGTTATTGGCGAGACGGCCGTGGTCGAAGACAACGTATCCATGCTGCACGGCGTCACGCTCGGCGGGACCGGCAAGGAGAAGGGGGACCGCCATCCCAAGGTCCGCCGCGGCGTCCTCATCGGCGTCGGCGCGACGATTCTAGGCAATATCGAGATCGGCCAGGGCGCCAAGATCGGCGCCGGCAGCCTCGTGCTCAAGTCGATTCCACCCCACTGCACGGCCGTCGGCGTACCGGCGGAAGTCGTGAAAGGCCTTCGTACGGGCCAAGCCGGCCTCGAAATGGACCACAGCATCGATCCCTTCCACGGCGACGGAATCTGAGGGCGCCGCTGCGTTTCGGTACCCGTCCCGATCTGCCGCGATCTGCCCTGATCTTGACTAGGCCGCGCTAATCAAGTATTTTATTGTAGTTTAGAAGTCCTGGTTGTCAGTCGCACCAACGCCCGGCCGCAAAGGCGCGGGAGAGGACGGCAGGCCGAGAAGCCTGCCGAAGCTGGCTTGTTCTGTTTAGGCATGACGACGCACCCCGCTACGGGCATGGGGTGCAACGTTAAGTGATTGCGTCCCGGCAAATTGTGACGCAGTCGCCCGCCCCGTACTCGCTGGTTCCAGTCGCCGTTCCTCGGCGACAAGTCCAGCGCAGGTGTCCTGTTTTACCGAACGCAGACCTTGCAGAGAATATAGCCGCGCCCCGCGCGCGTTAGTAGAGGTGGAGTTTACGTAGATGAGTCAGGCAGTCGCCGGTGAGGCGAAGGAAACCGCGTCACCGGACCCGTGGCAACAGATCAACGACGTTGTCATTCGTATAGCGACCCCAAACGGGTCGGGCAGTCAGTCGGCAAACAATGCGCTGATGCGCTCCATCTTCACGATGGGCGTTCCGGTAAACAGCAAAAACCTGTTCCCGTCCAATATTCAAGGCTTGCCGACGTGGTTTACCATTCGCGCGAGCGAGCACGGATGGCAGTCCGCGCGGAACCGCACCGACCTGTGCATCGCGATGAACCCCCAGACCGCGGCCGAGGACATCGCCGAGTTGCAGGCTGGGGCGATGCTTATCGTCCGCGAGTCGCTTAAGCACCTCGTCACCCGCGATGACCTCAGTGTCTATATCGTGCCCTTCAACAAGATCGTCAACACCGTCTGCGAGGAAACGCGCCTGCGCAAGATGGTAATCAACATGATCTACGTCGGCGTCGTGGCGTACTTAATCGGCATCGATTTCGAGGAAGTGGAGAAGGCCATTCACTGGCAGTTCGCCAAGAAGGCCAAGGCCGCCGAATTGAACACGAAAGCCGCCCGCGCGGGGTTCGACTATGCCGTCGGAAACCTGCCGGCGCAGTCGCGTTACGTGCTCCG
Coding sequences within it:
- the cysE gene encoding serine O-acetyltransferase; its protein translation is MYRRVGARSSNVDSLWKTIREEAEREARKEPLLTNFLYGVILNHKSLEDALTFLLASKLESSTIPAIAMRDLLEEAFENDPTFSKHVRTDIKAVKDRDPACSGYSTPLLYFKGFHALQAYRAAHYFWSRERYQLALFLQSRVSQVLQVDIHPAARIGCGILMDHATGVVIGETAVVEDNVSMLHGVTLGGTGKEKGDRHPKVRRGVLIGVGATILGNIEIGQGAKIGAGSLVLKSIPPHCTAVGVPAEVVKGLRTGQAGLEMDHSIDPFHGDGI
- the tgt gene encoding tRNA guanosine(34) transglycosylase Tgt; the encoded protein is MNTAVTFELLAEDPSCGARVGRVTTPHGSFETPVFMPVGTQASVKALTQEDLRDIDASIILGNAYHLFLRPGTDVLEQAGGLHRFMNWDRPILTDSGGFQVFSLGKLNKVTADGVTFQSHIDGSRHHMTPERAIDIQLSIGADIIMCFDECTSYPAAHGEAAESMRMTADWAARCKAHWRGATVRKRDDAHREPNQPIERHAVDTCALFGIVQGSTFEDLRRESADRTVGLDLPGYAIGGVSVGESKEEMAAVVEWTAPLLPRDKPRYLMGVGPPEDFLMAVERGVDMFDCVMPTRNARNGSLFTSAGRLNIKNQQYRTEFGPLDPACDCVACTRYSRAYLSHLYRAGEISALRLNTLHNLRFMLNLAAAVRSAIRAGRFLEFKREFLHGYSSA
- the secD gene encoding protein translocase subunit SecD — translated: MRKHLYRTLIIYAVLLIAAIYVYPTIGWMTLTDAQRTERLERWKQEDASTEKLGYWAENTRLFKRYLEYDRDWVINLGLDLQGGVEMIVGIDYEKLDPNIKKHYTDSGYTDADILKELQETVKQRIERRANEFGTKEPIIQTMGDRQIQVQLAGEKDVERAKELILTTAYLTFQIVAGPEAQKEVLKAIDAHFNGDFTKRLQRPGPGEEQLIQVPLEQIEKVREMVKEAESVAGLIPDDVVVAFSRAPKPGEPQHYKIYVLEKETIMTGDGLTMAYARPDEQSGAGRWQIGFGLNAEAGRVFGDKTEANINRAMAIVLDGVVESAPNINDRISTSGVITGNFNPEEARDLAIALNSGSLPVPVIEDRTGIVGARLGEDSIRNGVVSCLIGIVIVFIGMTAYYHAVGFISCIAVLFNGLLILASMAYMGATLTLPGIAGLILTLGMAVDANVLIYERMREELRLGKTLTAVIAGGYSHAFPAILDGHVTTLISGIVLLQFGSGPIQGFAVTLTIGIAASLFTSLTVTRGIIDFLVAKKLLTKITMFSLIPSGTKIPFLKQRTWLSPLTVLVVLIGLGYFAVRGEDNFGVEFTTGTNVVLNIDSQEQVDIAAVRSQIESAGFDEPTVTAYEQSNVESRNQFMIHVGEAEKQSTEGTEVTAVKSVDQRMQESLVSLAGGDASKVVVERVDMVGPAVGAQLKWDAVSAVLWATVFIIIYLWFRFELKFSVGAVAAMLHDVCITIGIMSMLGREVSLGVVAAVLTVVGYSLNDTIVVFDRLREDLRLMRGRGMSLLEIMDKAINETLSRTLLTSTLTLAVVIVLLIWGGSVIFDFALVLAIGIIVGTYSSVYIASPIVYWWQKYIAKLGPSQVAGGGDSGPSGRYRRRRQRDDGPHTDDPAKKEKELLV
- the yajC gene encoding preprotein translocase subunit YajC, which produces MTLETIAISAISAVLAAAEAPSGGQTATQSQGDPFSILYFMLPMILVMWLFMFRPNQKREKERQAMLAGLSKGDKVVTASGIIGSIVGVSEKTVVLRVSEEPPVKMEFLRGSVSRVVPKDEKES